The genomic region ATGAGGATGATATTTGCCGAGCACGTCGCCGACCACGCGCGCCGACTTCACCGGCTTCGCCGTGCTGGCGAGTCCCATTTCGCTCATCGCGTAGAGAATGCGGCGCTGCACGGGCTTCTGCCCGTCCGATACGTCGGGCAGCGCGCGGCCCTTCACCACGCTCACCGCGTAGTCGAGATAGGCGCGCTCGGCGTAATCGCCGAGGGTCAGTTGCTCTGCGTCTGGCGCCGCTTGCTGTTCGGCGAAAAGATCGTCTGTGATTCCCATCGAATTTCCGTATCAGTGCGTTGATCGAGCGTCAGATGTCCGCTTCGACCTCGTTGCCCTTCTCTTCGAGCCAGCTTCGGCGCGACGCCGCTTCGCCCTTGCCCATCAGCATCGTCATGCGCGAGACGGTGAGATCGAAGCCGAGATCGCCGAGACCGACCGGCAGCAGGCGGCGCGTGTCGGGGTTCATCGTCGTGTCCCACAGCTGTTCCGCGCTCATTTCGCCGAGGCCCTTGAAGCGGCTGATGCTCCATTGCGTCTCGCGCACGCCGTCCTTGCGCAGCTTGTCGAGAATCGCTTCCAGTTCGCCTTCGTCGAGTGCGTAGAGCTTCTGCGCGGGCTTCTTGCCGCGCGCGGGAGCATCGACGCGAAAGAGCGGCGGACGCGCGACGCATACGTGACCGCGTTCGATCAGTTGCGGAAAATGCTTGAAGAAAAGCGTGAGCAGGAGAACCTGAATGTGCGCGCCGTCGACGTCCGCGTCCGACAGGATGCAAATCTTGCCGTAGCGCAAGTTCGAGAGATCGATCTGATCGTCGGGACTATGCGGATCGACGCCGATGGCCACCGCGATGTCATGCACTTCGTTGTTCGCGAAGAGGCGGTCGCGCTCGGTTTCCCAGGTGTTCAGCACCTTGCCGCGCAACGGCAAAATGGCCTGGAATTCCTTGTCGCGGCCCATCTTCGCGGACCCGCCCGCCGAATCGCCTTCCACGAGGAAAAGCTCGTTGCGCGTGATGTCCGTCGATTCGCAATCGGTCAGCTTGCCCGGCAGCACGGCCACGCCCGAACTCTTGCGCTTCTCGACCTTCTGGCCCGCGCGCGTGCGCGCCTGCGCCTGCCGGATGACGAGTTCCGCGAGCTTCTTGCCGTATTCGACGTGCTGATTCAGCCACAACTCCAGCGCCGGCCGCAAGAACGACGACACGAGCTTCACGGCATCGCGGCTATTGAGGCGTTCCTTGATCTGCCCCTGGAACTGCGGGTCCAGCACCTTCGCCGACAGCACGAACGACACGCGCGCGAACACGTCTTCCGCGAGCAGCTTGACGCCCTTCGGTTGCAGATTGTGAATCTCGACGAAGTTCTTGACCGCCTGAAAGAGACCGTCGCGCAGGCCGGATTCGTGCGTGCCGCCCGCGGGCGTCGGAATGAGGTTCACATATGATTCGCGCAAGAGCGGCCCTTCCTCGCTCCACGCGACGACCCACGACGCGCCCTCGCCTTCGGCGAACGTTTCTTCGTTCGAGCGCGAGTTGTCCGCATAGCGCTCGCCTTCGAAAAGCGGAATCAGCAGTTCGCTGCCGCCCATCCCTTCGAGCAGATAGCCGCGCAGACCGTCCTCGTACTTCCACGTCTGACGCTCGCCCGTCTTCTCGACGACGAGCACCACTTCGACGCCCGGCAGCAGCACGGCCTTCGAGCGCAAGAGGCGCTGCAACTCGCCCTGCGGCAGATTGGGGGAATCGAAATACTTCGCGTTCGGCCATGCGCGCACGCGCGTGCCGGTCTTCTTCTCGCCGCGTTCGACGGAACGCGTCGTGAGCGGCTCGATGACATCGCCGTTGGCGAACGCGAGTTGCGCGACCTTGTTGTCGCGCCAGACCGTGACTTCGAGGCGCGTGGCGAGCGCGTTCGTCACCGATACGCCGACGCCGTGCAGACCGCCCGAGAACGTGTACGCGCCGCCCGCGGCCTTGTCGAACTTGCCGCCCGCGTGCAGCCGCGTGAACACGATCTCGACGACCGGCACGCCTTCTTCCGGGTGCATGCCGAACGGAATCCCGCGGCCGTCGTCTTCCACGGACACCGAGTTGTCCGTGTGCAGCGTGACCGTGATCTGCTTGCCGTAGCCGCCGAGCGCTTCGTCCGAGGCGTTGTCGATGACTTCCTGCACGATGTGCAGCGGATTCTCGGTGCGCGTGTACATGCCCGGCCGCTGCTTGACCGGCTCGAGTCCCTTCAGCACCTTGATCGATGCTTCGCTGTAACCGGCCGCCTTCGCGCTCATCGCGCGCTTCGTGGTGACTGCTTCGGCCGCACTGGATTTTTTCGTGGACATAGTTGAACGTTGGTCCGGCCTTCTGCGAGACGAGCGGGAATGCTCACCGCACGACGCCGCGATGCCGGCGAATGCTTGATCGAATGCTCGAGGATTGCCTGACGAGGCCGGCGTGAGCGGACTCGTGCCGCGTTCGCCTGCCGCGCCGCGCTAGGAGAATAGCGGTTTTCGCCCGCCACGCCCATCTTGACGATGCGCGCGGCGCCGTGCAAGACGGCTTACTTGCGCTTCGCTTCCAGCTCTTCCCAGCGTTCCAGCGCGACGAGGAGTTCGTCTTCGATGGCCGCGTGGCGCTCAGACAGCCGCGCCCCTTCCTTCGCGTCCTTCGCGAAGATCGAGCCGTCTTCGAGCTGCGCGCCGATGCGCTTCTGCTCCTCTTCCAGGTCCGCGATGCGCGCGGGAAGCGCTTCCAGTTCGCGCTGTTCCTTGAACGAGAGTTTGACCGTGCGCTGCGCGTTGCGGCCTGCCGCGCTCTCCTTGGGCGCGTCCTCCTTCGGAGTTTCCTTCGCGCTCTGCCGCGCCGCTTCCTCGGCGATGCGGTCCGAACGTTCGCGCTGAATCTGCCAGTCGGAGAAACCGCCGACGTACTCGCGCCACTTGCCGCCGCCTTCCGCCGCGAACACGGAGGTCACGACGTTGTCCAGAAACGCGCGGTCGTGGCTCACGAGCAGCACGGTGCCGTCGTAGTCCGCGAGCAGTTCCTCGAGCAGTTCGAGCGTGGGAATGTCGAGGTCGTTGGTCGGCTCGTCGAGCACGAGCACGTTCGCCGGGCGCGCGAAAAGACGCGCGAGCAACAGGCGATTGCGCTCGCCGCCCGAGAGCGAGCGAACCGGCGAGCGCGCGCGTTCGGGCGCGAAAAGAAAGTCGCCGAGATAGCTCATGACGTGCTTCTTGACGCCGTTCACTTCGACCCACTCGCTGCCGGGGCTGATCGTGTCCGCGAGCGATTTGTCGAGATCGAGTTGCGCGCGCATCTGGTCGAAATACGCGGTCTGGATGTTCGTGCCGGGGCGAACGCGCCCTTCGTCGGGCTGCAATTCGCCGAGAATCAGCTTGAGCAGCGTGGTCTTGCCCGCGCCGTTCGGACCGACGAGCCCGATCTTGTCGCCGCGCATGACGGTGGCCGTGAAGCGATCGACGATGGTGCGATCGCCGTAGCGCTTGGTCACATCCGTCAGTTCCGCGACGATCTTGCCGGACTTCTCGCCCTGTCCCACGTCGAGCCTGACATTGCCCTGCACGTTGCGGCGTTCCGCGCGTTCATTGCGCATTTCGACGAGCCGCGCAATGCGCCCGACGCTGCGCGTGCGCCGCGCCTCCACGCCCTTGCGAATCCACACTTCTTCCTGCGCGAGCAGCTTGTCGAACTTGGCCTGTTCCACTTGCTCGACTTCGAGCTGCTGCGCCTTGCGAATCTGATATGCGCTGAAATTGCCGGGATACGACAGCAGACGCCCGCGATCCAGCTCGACG from Caballeronia sp. Lep1P3 harbors:
- a CDS encoding DNA topoisomerase IV subunit B yields the protein MSAKAAGYSEASIKVLKGLEPVKQRPGMYTRTENPLHIVQEVIDNASDEALGGYGKQITVTLHTDNSVSVEDDGRGIPFGMHPEEGVPVVEIVFTRLHAGGKFDKAAGGAYTFSGGLHGVGVSVTNALATRLEVTVWRDNKVAQLAFANGDVIEPLTTRSVERGEKKTGTRVRAWPNAKYFDSPNLPQGELQRLLRSKAVLLPGVEVVLVVEKTGERQTWKYEDGLRGYLLEGMGGSELLIPLFEGERYADNSRSNEETFAEGEGASWVVAWSEEGPLLRESYVNLIPTPAGGTHESGLRDGLFQAVKNFVEIHNLQPKGVKLLAEDVFARVSFVLSAKVLDPQFQGQIKERLNSRDAVKLVSSFLRPALELWLNQHVEYGKKLAELVIRQAQARTRAGQKVEKRKSSGVAVLPGKLTDCESTDITRNELFLVEGDSAGGSAKMGRDKEFQAILPLRGKVLNTWETERDRLFANNEVHDIAVAIGVDPHSPDDQIDLSNLRYGKICILSDADVDGAHIQVLLLTLFFKHFPQLIERGHVCVARPPLFRVDAPARGKKPAQKLYALDEGELEAILDKLRKDGVRETQWSISRFKGLGEMSAEQLWDTTMNPDTRRLLPVGLGDLGFDLTVSRMTMLMGKGEAASRRSWLEEKGNEVEADI
- a CDS encoding ATP-binding cassette domain-containing protein, whose protein sequence is MSLYSISDAQLAFGHVALLDHADFSLEAGERVGLIGRNGAGKSSLLKIVAGLAAADDGLVTRQNELTTVYVPQEPEFDLDASVFDVVASGLTEARALLDEYDDVAHRLADTPEGAQHDALLSRMNALQSALDLRDAWNWRTRVSTTLAQIGLDGDARAGALSGGMRKRVALARALVVQPDVLLLDEPTNHLDFEGIRWLEDLLVTLRSGLLFITHDRAFLDRVATRIVELDRGRLLSYPGNFSAYQIRKAQQLEVEQVEQAKFDKLLAQEEVWIRKGVEARRTRSVGRIARLVEMRNERAERRNVQGNVRLDVGQGEKSGKIVAELTDVTKRYGDRTIVDRFTATVMRGDKIGLVGPNGAGKTTLLKLILGELQPDEGRVRPGTNIQTAYFDQMRAQLDLDKSLADTISPGSEWVEVNGVKKHVMSYLGDFLFAPERARSPVRSLSGGERNRLLLARLFARPANVLVLDEPTNDLDIPTLELLEELLADYDGTVLLVSHDRAFLDNVVTSVFAAEGGGKWREYVGGFSDWQIQRERSDRIAEEAARQSAKETPKEDAPKESAAGRNAQRTVKLSFKEQRELEALPARIADLEEEQKRIGAQLEDGSIFAKDAKEGARLSERHAAIEDELLVALERWEELEAKRK